Within Aquificaceae bacterium, the genomic segment ACCCTCCATAAACCTCTGCCTAAGTTCAGACATCTCCCTTTTACCCTGCACCTTTACCTGAGCCTTGCATTCCTCAAAAGCCCAAAAGTCCTTTGCCTTTTGCAAGCATTCCCGTTCTCTCTGTATGTTTCTTTCCCTTATCTTAAGAGCTTCTTCCCTAAACTGCTTGCACCTGTCCCAGTTTTGCTGGCACCAGAGCTTATGCTCCTTTTTGCCCATGTGTGGTGGCTGTGCAAGGGCAACTGCCCCCGCTGTGCCTAAGGCTGTAAGGATAGCTAATGCCTTCCTCATGTTAGCACTTCCTAAAAAGTTTTGATAGTTATAGAATAGATTCCAAAGATTAACCGTGGATTAATCGCGAATATTGCGGATACTTTAGCCAGTGCCAAGATCTAAGATTTGTATCAAAGCCTGTAAAAGTGATGTTTGTCCATGCTTTGGTATATACCTAACACCTTCTAATGCAACATTATCGCCTACATGAATGTATTCAAGAGGCTTGTCATAGATTTTTCTGTAATCCTTTAGCATTTGCCAATCCGCAAGGCTATCACCCACATAAACACCCCTATCTATACCAAGACCTTCTACACATAGGTGTAAAGCGTAAGGATGGGGTTTTCTAAGCTCTTCATTTTCTATGGTGTCCTCATCTACCACAAAGTCAAAGCAATCTGAAAGTCCATGCTTTTCAAAAAGATACAAAAGGTCTTCTCTTGGTCTTCCCGTGACTATACCAAGAGAGCATCCCATCTCCCTAAGTCTCATGAAAAACTCCCTTTCAAGTATTAACCTTTCTTTATCTCTCAAAGTCCTATACAAGTCATTGAAAACCCTTACAAGCTCCTCAAAATCCGCAGTTCCTCCATACTGCTTTATCACTTCAAAGGTTGCAAGCCAATCATTGTTTATGCCTTTGGAGAACTTTATCCTCCTTACTTCCTCTATAGGAACTTCTTTTTTGAGGAAATACTCCGCAGTGTGCTTTATAGCATAGTGATACGATTGACTTACATCCACTATGACTCCATCCACGTCAAAAATTACACCCTTTCTCATCCAGCCATTAGTTCGGAGCTTGCCTTAGAAAGTAAAAATTTCATAAACTTGCTTGCCAAGAAGGTAAGCTTTTCATGCTCTGGATAGATTATGTAATACCATCTTACAGCGTTAAAACCTTTTATCCTCACAGGAACAACACTACCCTCTTCTATTGCCTTTTCAACTAAGCCCTTTGAGAGGAAACTACAGCCATAGCCACTCTTTACCATACTTAGAATTGACCTTCCGCAGTTTATCTCTATTCTTATGTTAAGCTTTTCAAAAATTATGCCAAGCCTTTCCAACTCCTCCTTAACCACCTTTCTTGTGCCAGAGCTAACCTCTCTAAAGATGAGGTCTACCCCGTAGAGCTCCTCAGGTTCTATCTCTCCCTTCTTGGCAAAAGGATGGGAAGGATGAGTAAAGAAGACTATTTCATCCATGAACCACTTTATGGAGCTAAATTTTTCCGATGGCTCCCTCTCTATTACTCCTATGTTAAGCACCCCGGATGATAGACCCTCCTCTATGTGTTGCGAGTTATCCACAAGCACCCTTATGGAGATGTTAGGAAGCTCTCTGTGAAACTCCACAAGGAGCTCTGGAATCTTGTATTCACTTAGGGTGGTGCTTATGCCCAAAAGGAGTGTATCTTTGAAGTCCTTCTTTATCTTTGCCATTTCCTCCATGAGGTTTTCGTAGTTAGAGAGGAGACTCTTGGCAATTTCGTATATTCTCTTCCCTTCATCTGTTAGCACTATCCTACCACCATGTCTTTGAAAGAGCTTTGCACCCACTATCCTTTCAAGGGCTTTTATCTGCTGGGTAACCGCAGGCTGGGTTATGTATAGTATCTCCGAAGCCTTTGAAAAACTTCCAAGGTCTGCAACTGCCACAAAGGTCTTGAGCTTGCTAATGTCTATCATTACGCTTTAAAATTATAAAACTTTCTTATAGCAGGCAAAAGATTAGCTTATCTTAAAGAGGTTTTTTATGAGACTTTCCAACTGTTCTAAGAGTTTTGAGAGCTCTTCTTTTGTCATGCTTGATGCTTCTTCTAAAACCCAGTGCTCCCTTCTCATATGCCTTTCTGAATAGGGACACCTGTCTCTTGCCTCTGATGAGAGGGTTATAAGCACATCCACTTGGTCGTAGGGTATTTTTTCTACAGGTTTGGGGTAGAGCTTTTCTGTGGGATAACCCTTTTCCTTTAGGAGAGCTATAACCTCTTCTGGCACTCTTTTGGCAGGCTCTACACCTGCAGAGTATATCTCCAAAGACAAAAGGGCGAGCTTTGATAGCTTTCTTGCAACCGCCTCTGCCATTATGCTCCTGACTGCATTTTTTGTGGATATAAAGGCTATCTTCATGGAACTTCTATTTTAGCATTTGCATTATCCTTCTGAGGGCTTTGCCTCTGTGGGATATGAGGTTTTTCTCTTCCATGCTTAATTGTGCCATGCTCTTTTGGAAACCTTCTGGCTGAAAGATTGGGTCGTAGCCAAAGCCTCCTTCTCCAACT encodes:
- a CDS encoding low molecular weight phosphatase family protein translates to MKIAFISTKNAVRSIMAEAVARKLSKLALLSLEIYSAGVEPAKRVPEEVIALLKEKGYPTEKLYPKPVEKIPYDQVDVLITLSSEARDRCPYSERHMRREHWVLEEASSMTKEELSKLLEQLESLIKNLFKIS
- a CDS encoding LysR family transcriptional regulator translates to MIDISKLKTFVAVADLGSFSKASEILYITQPAVTQQIKALERIVGAKLFQRHGGRIVLTDEGKRIYEIAKSLLSNYENLMEEMAKIKKDFKDTLLLGISTTLSEYKIPELLVEFHRELPNISIRVLVDNSQHIEEGLSSGVLNIGVIEREPSEKFSSIKWFMDEIVFFTHPSHPFAKKGEIEPEELYGVDLIFREVSSGTRKVVKEELERLGIIFEKLNIRIEINCGRSILSMVKSGYGCSFLSKGLVEKAIEEGSVVPVRIKGFNAVRWYYIIYPEHEKLTFLASKFMKFLLSKASSELMAG
- a CDS encoding HAD family hydrolase translates to MRKGVIFDVDGVIVDVSQSYHYAIKHTAEYFLKKEVPIEEVRRIKFSKGINNDWLATFEVIKQYGGTADFEELVRVFNDLYRTLRDKERLILEREFFMRLREMGCSLGIVTGRPREDLLYLFEKHGLSDCFDFVVDEDTIENEELRKPHPYALHLCVEGLGIDRGVYVGDSLADWQMLKDYRKIYDKPLEYIHVGDNVALEGVRYIPKHGQTSLLQALIQILDLGTG